CATCTCTGTCTCTCTATCGCTAAAGCTTCACCGGACCGCAACCCACAGCACAGCCAACCTAGCACCACAGATCAGACACCAAACCACTGTTGTAGCCAGACACCGAACCACCATCGCTACCCAGCAACCCAAGCAAAAAAACCCAGCACCACAACCACGACCCATGGCCCATGGCCACATCGACAGTAACACCCACAACCCACGGCCAAACCGACGACGACGCCATCGAGCACGGCCAAACTCACAAATCTAACCCTCATAACCAACAAAAACCCACCGGAGCACAACAACCAACAAAAACCCACCGGATCAcaaccaacaaaaacccatatCACGAATTCACAATCCACGATCCACAACCGGAGCACAATCAAACCATAATAAGTAACAGAGAAGTGAgacaggagagagagagagagagagaggaagtgaGCACAAACCGGAGcacaatcaaaccaaaaaatgttttttatgtttgcttctagacttaaaaaataatattttaataaaatggtaaaataatagaGTTTTAAGATGCTGaaggtattgtaaaataataaagtggTTTTTTGGAATGGTAAAATAGAGTAGAATTGGAATTTCAGGATGATGATACTCTAACACCATTGTTGTAACATGTATTTTAAGTATTAGTGGtattaaaaatagcaatataactATTTAGCACCATTATTGCTAGTGCTCTAAAAATCTCAATTCACAATCCCACATGGCATATGCAACCAAAAGGCTACGCACATGGCatatttctcaacaaaaaaaaaataaataaaatagactACGGAGTGCGCACTTGTCACACGCAAACAAAAAGCTACGGAGAGCTAGGTACTAGACAATATAAATACGAGAGTGGAGGGGTAGTTATTTAAGTTGAGAGCCACTCGCATTTGATAACATGTCATGTTTGGTGGAGCCATTATAGGTACTTTTCGATGCTAGAGACGGAAAGGGAGGCATAATAAATTGTGGTAGTCGTGGACTACATTGTTACCTTCCTTTTCAACAAGGCAAAGAAGCAGGATACGATAGACCTGTTTTTCTCAAGCGTTAATTTTGTGTGTGGCTCTCTTTTCTTATCTCTACTACCATTGTTCTCATTTAAATCTATGACTTATAAAGCATGCATTATCTCCTTCACTACTATCTATCAATCTTCAGGCAGTGGTGTAATTTGAAGGCATGTCAGATCAAGAAAATGCCTTACCTGAAGACCCAATGTGGTCCGAGCTAAAGCTTCCAGACTTGTTATCGACCGAAACTGTTCGAGAAGTCCATGCCACAATTGAACATAAATGGGATCCCCTCCAACGGTCAGCATGCCAAACAGCCGCAGGAAGAGCCCTGTGGAAGCATTTGATCCATGATCCACTAGCAGACTTGCTTGCAGGCGAGTCATACCTTAAAAGCCTATATGAGAAGATAAAGAAAGACCGCATCAATAATGCACGAGAAGTTTCTGGGGTGATTCTTGCAGTTCGAACTCTTTGGTTTGATTCAAAACTTGAAGCTGCACTTAAATCCTTCAATAGCAAAGAAGCCCAAGTTGTTATCCTCGGTGCAGGTTAGTAATTGATCTACCACAGTTCTTGCATTTGATTGACCAGCGTGTAATTGTCACATGGTAATATATATTAGACTAATACAGTTGAAACTAAAGAGAACCTAAAATTGTCATATTTCTAAGTAAAatgtgaggttttttttttccccctttttttatgaattatggTTCAAATCATTTTAACAATTCATTATCCATACCGCCAGAAGAGTGATTATTTACACTGCCTTGTCCTATGTGTTGTACGCTCACCCTGCTAAGTCTAAAGCAAACCAGGTGATTGAAACCACACTCTTCCTGAAGATttgtatttcaaaattaaaaataaaaataaaaagaacataagaAAAAGGGGGGCTGGAGGAGCCGCTCTAGCAAACAGTTTGCACACCAATCCAACTGCAGAACCACGCTTTAAAAATCTTTAATGATAATAAACACATGCATATGCACACCACTGTAAGCCTAAATATTCCAATTGATGCAACGTATGGACCATGGCCAATCTAGAGAGAAGATACTGTAAAAATTTACACTACCAAACAACTAGCAAATGTCTTAGGTTACCACCTTGATAACTTGTATCCTAGGCAGTGTggtattttaacaaaataggCTGGCATTCCGAATCCAAAAATTTTAAGGGATCAACTTTAACTCTTTAACTTCATTGTTGGGCTGCATTCTTTATTatgaaataatgaaattgatCTTTTTTGGGGGGGTCCTTTTTCTTCAGGAATGGATGCAAGGGCGTACCGTTTAAGCTGTTTGAAGGATAGTGATGTTTTTGAAGTTGATTTTGCCGAAGTCTTGCAGGTGAAAACAACTCTTGTACAGGCAGCAATGGATTCCACATATGAACGCCAGCATCTAACGATGAAAGCAAAATCCCTGCGCAGAGTGGCAGCTGACGTCAGGGATGATGACTGGCTTGAAAAGCTTCAAATATCAGGGTTTGTACCAGAGAAGAACACAATATGGATTCTTGAAGGTATCCTATACTACCTGTCCCACCCCCATGCCATGCAGGTACTAAAGATCATAGCTGAGAAGTGTGCCCTTACCCCCACAGTCCTATTGGCAGATTTCATGAACCAACCATCAACCACGCTTTCAAGTTCAATCTTCCACTTCTACAGTGATTGGCCAGATCATCTCCTGCCATCTATTGGTTTTTCTCATGTTGAGCTTTCACAAATTGGTGATCCAGATGCTCATTTTGGGCTAATGCACGATCCACTAAATCTGTTCAACAAGCTTCGCAGCTTGCCTAGATCCGTACAACTCAACCCAGATGATGGAACACCATGCTGTCGCTTATATTTAGTGCAGGCTTCTGGTTCACCCAATCAAACCATTCTCTAGAGAGCCAAAAGATCAGTAATAATACAGACGGCTAGCAGTTGTATCATAGATGTAGGCATCATTGTTTGTAGTATTGCTTAAACAGTACATATTGCATTTGAAAAATAATCAGATGAAAAAACATGATTGCCGTTTGAGTTTGTTCTAGAAAATCACTAACTACCATTTCAAACATCAAGAGAAAAATGTTCAAGCATAAAGATTCGTTTTTCCTAGAGAAAATCTCTAATAGTTCTGTTCATTTGcatatcaaattcaaattaatatGAAATTCTACTAGAAGTACTtttatttaatgttttcatCTGGTTTAGCTGGAAAACCTAAAGGAATGGacccggggggggggggggggggggggggaaatgcCCACATTGAAGCAGCTGATGAAGGTTTCTTCTTCACTAATTGCATTAAGAGGGGAACCAAAGCAGAATTTTAGACAAGGTCCACCCAGAAAACGGTTTTCACTGCCCCATCACCGTTACGACCATTTGTAACCTTTCATTAGCACCCAAAGCAGAGGTTATGGGGAACTCAAACTGTGTCCAAACACTATGGCCTGTATGATTGACATAAGTACGCCAACATGCTTAGCACCATCCATCAATCACTTCAAAAAATAAGTCATTAGCCAAGATATTATTGTCAACAATCTATCAATGCACCCATAGTGCTTATATTATTGTCCTCCTGTCAAGGACTCAAAGGAATGACTGACCTGAAATGGATCCTCTAAAAGCTTATAGTTGCGTGTCCTTGATCAAAATAGACAGGAAATCTAGCATGAGCTTCTTTTGTTGACAAGAGGAGATGCAGTGCACGACTCTCAACCAGGCAGAAAAATACCTTACTTTTATATTTTGCAAATCATGAGACAAGCTATACTTGAGCATTAAAAGTGCATATTTAACTCATCAACCATGACAgccatttttcacaaaaaatgtCTGCCAGTATAATGTATAATCCATCCggaaaaaataacaattttttctcAACAAAGTTAGTACCATAATAATTCAAAGCAATATCATCCAAAAGATTAAGTGTACATCAGGTATAAACAGTTGTAACTTTACTCAGCCATGCTTGACATGTAGTCAAATCTCAGATGAAGTATAAACATAATAATTCAACAAGGCAAAATAAAACATCATGGGCACATTATTCCATATTGAAGATTGGAAATTTGCAGTAGCATATAATGCCTGGCATTTAATGGTGAGATTTCAAAGCATCCCTTTGGAAAGAGTTACAGAAAATAACGCTAAATCACGTCATTGATGTTATGTGCCACAATTTACAGACAACAAGCatacttttattgatgattgtTTCCTTGTTTCCTTACCATATTATAGGCCCTGCCTCATTAACTTACCAAGAAAGTGGTTATATTTTTGCCAAAGCTTTGCATATAGAAAAGCCTTTGTTTCACACAAcactcccaaaacaaaaacttgttAACTTCATTATAAATGCAAAGAATTCTAGTAGCATGTGCAATTGTATCCATGGTCCACCACatgcaaattcaaaattaaaattaaaatttaaaaaaaaaatcatgacaaaTCCCGATGCTATGTAAAGGTTTAATTTGTAGAAACAGGGTAGGATTTGACACTCGTCTAGAGATATGATATAAAATTAGATTCTTCACACTGGTTTTGATTTGAGGAAAGTGAGCTATGTGTGCTTTTGTCATGAATTCCACAGACAAACCAAGGAAGAGTCACTAAAAATGATCAACACTGAATTCCTTCAAATAATAGTGCTTAATTGCAAATATATTGCCACTTCCAAAgactagaaaaaaaataatttaagaaataacaataataacaaaaggtGACATGACAGAAAGATAAACAATTAATACACAGCTAAGAACATGTCAAAATGGACATACTTCCACAATTCCAGTACCTTCTAATTTACATTTACTTGTAACAAAAAGCTTCAAGTACAATaaacataagataatttttttcttttggaaggCAAGGGGTGTGGATAAGAGAATGCATCCACAATAACCATTCCAGAGAACTTTAGCTCAGCAGGTGAACCAAGCAAAGGAAACTAACATCAACCTCCTTCCAATAATAACACTTCATTACTAAAATCTTGCCTGCATAGAGAAATAGTCCTGAACAATGAATATTGAGATCAAGGGAAAGGACAcaatggaaaggaaaaaaactaCAGGATAACAAGGATTGAGTCAAAATATGGGCATACATTCATCATCTTCCAAGTTCCAAGTCCAACAGATTAAAGATGCAGAGCCTTTGAGCACAAAATAAACTAGAATAATTTAATCAGAGAATGATGGTCAAACTTCGAGACATTCTTTAACTCCCTGCTCAAACTTGTCAAGGACGGATATGGTATCCATGAGAGCAACTGCTACCTTTTCTCTgcagttgaaaaagaaaatatataaattaggAGATAGCCAGATGTCTTATGGCAACTTTCAGACTTGAAAACGTGTTTCTAGGAGACTTGAATTTCTAAAGAAAGTTAAAAAGTGATTAGAATTCTTTCATCGTATGTGTCTCTGAGATTAATGCTTTGTAAGACACTTGAATTAAGACACTTTGCCAGCTTAGAAACTTAGCACCTTATGGTGATAACAATCATTTGGCTTGGAAACTAGAGAAACACAATTtgaaatttcaacaaataaaatgtATTATTATCAATGCATTGATTACTATATGTTCAATGAGATACCAAATAATTTATGTAAATAATTCTCTAAACTCCATGTTTCTCGTACACTTGATACGCAGCGTATACCTATTGGAAGAAAGTTGAATGTCAGTTTCACTTGCTAGGCCATTAAGAGAAGTGAAAGAtctgcaataaaaaataataataaattaagaaacaaaGGAAAGAGACCATATATTcttctagtaaaaaaaaaaaggtcttctCTGTAAGTAAAAGGGGAAAAACCAATGTCAAGAGACTAATTTGTTTGATGATTTAAACATTGAGGAAAAGGAAAGACATGTTCTACAATGCTTAAATCTGGCTTCTTTTTCCTTAAGCAATATGGTCATTATCGGTCCCTTTTAACCTCCTCTCCAATACACAGATGGAGGCTACTAAGGTGAACAATTACCAAACATAGTTGTAGCAGCCAACTTgagaacttaaaaaatacatagaGATGTTTAGGTTTACAAGCCAGGAGCATATGCACAAAACAATAGAGCAATAGCTACCTTATAAGATCATTTAGCATAGCTTCGGCTTCCAACTTCACAGGATCCTTCTTATCAAGCAAGGAAGCTGCATTCTTCACAATCAGTCGAAATGTGCAAACCTGCTCGTGATACAAATCTTAGCCATAACTATAACTAGTTTAAGGTCACAAATTCTTATCCCTCATTCAAGCTTCGTAGTTACCTTCATTACGTTTACTTGAACAAATATGAATAACAGGTATTCCTTATAATCAGTTTAAAGTCTTACATTCTTATCACTTCTCTAAtcattgttcaaaaaaaaaatttcacattagACATCGAAATTAATAAACATCTAGAAAATTCCACAATCTCAAAGCATTACTTGAATtcgtatcaaaaaaaaaatatcgtCGAAACCACAGTAATCTAAACCCTAAATTTACGAACCGAAAAAGAAATCGAACCTCGACTCCGGTGCTGGCTTGAAAGTTAACAAGCGAATTCCTCTCTTGTGGAACGCAATCCCTAGCGGCCGATCTCAACAGCTCTTGAATTTCCTCTAAATCCTTGTTAGTATATTCAGAATCCCTAGCCGCTATTCAAAAACCAatcaaattaaaccaaaataattataataacacCAAAGAAtcagagagaaatagagaatcATACTGAGCGAGAGATAGACAGAGCGAAGAATTTCTCGCGAAGCGTCAATCGGTGCCAAGATGAACCTCGAGGACTTCCTCTTCTGCTCTTTTAACCAGTCTTTCGGTCCTGCTGTGTGCCAAACAAGAAATTAGGGTTTCAATAACAATAACCAGAAAAAGAAATAGGAATCGATGAGTGCAAAAGAGTTGTGCGTACAAATGCCGATGGAGAATGCAGATGCAGGAGCgataggagagagaaaaggagagagagcgataagtgagaatgagagagaagCAATGTCTCTGCGAGAGATCCTGTTCTTAAGAAAgatgttttgttttgaattctGGGATTTTGGAGGGAACGGTATGAGGCCGTTGAGAGTGGAGGGTGAGTTGGTTTGTGATAAGGCGGAGAGCACAGCTGGCGTCATGGTTGATGCTTTCGTGTTTTACGCATTGAATGCAAGGCCCCTGTTTATATATACACTGCACAGTGTACTCTCTATATATTACCAAACTAGCCACCATCACACTTCCAATCCGAGCAGATGTACAAAAGTGAGAGTTTACTCTACATTGATTTGGAGTTAATGTAGCCATtgaaaaaatcatatatataaacttcTATAATAAGTTATGTAATTTGTATAAATAATACATGTTGATGGTTTAATATGTCGAAGgtctaaaaacaataaaaacaaaaaaaaatatgtcgAAGGTCTTTTATGGTTGGTACACATGTCGTGCTTTAGTATATTATTATACTCGAAAGATTTGAAGTTGTTGAGGAGTCAAGTTTGATACTCTTGCCAATGGATCACCCATTACGGTTAAAAACTTTTACAAGttggaaaatgtttttcctttgtataaCAAGTAAGCAATAATTAATAATGTTCGTAATATAAAGGAGAATGAAAATAATGATGCTTAAGACTTATCTTGTAGTTTGTTGGGAGTTGatcttgcaatatatatatatatatatatatatatatagcaatatAGAGTTCAGTGGAGGTGGGAAGCATTTGGTAGCAACAATGCAACATACCAAGGTATTATGTCGCGATGGATGGCATTTAATAGTGACAGACATAATGAAGAAGTCAGGGATATTGTATGGTTCATTATGAGATATTTTGCATCGTATGTAAAAGCTTCTATCATAAACATGTTGAAACCAATAAGTGGACTCGCCTCGCAAGCCCACACTTAACTTCATAAGATGAAATATGCAATAAAACATTCAACTTGTCACACATAAACTTAGTCCGCAAGGGGAAAATCAATATTGTGGGAAGAAGAATAGTCCCTCCACGGACTTAAAACCCAAGAAGTTGCTAGACCACAGTAAAGTAATTGGGTCTAGCCTTCGTGCGATGGGCTTAAAGCTAGTTCTTCCTAGGCATGGAGGACGAGGTTAAGTACCACGGGTAGTCCATTCCCGTGGAGAGGGTAAATTAGTAGCTTGCCTGAGACATGGAGCATGGATCATCAACACGTGACTTCTGGAAGATATTAGTGGTCACAGGAAGTTCCTGGAAGGTGCAAGAAGGAGAAAGATCTTTGCCTCCGCATTAATGAGGGATTCTTACCTAAACTCTGCGACATTAATGACACATAAGACAACTTAAATAGTACACGTTACTCCCAGGCCGTCAGAATTACAAGATAAGAAGGCAAGGAAACCgataaagtaagaaaaatatccCTACTACCCTAGGTAGAAGGGAACAGCTGTAAAGGTAAGAAGGAGGTAGAAGTCATAAAAAGAGAGGGAGGCCAAAAGAAGGGGGATGGAGAAATAAAGGAGGAAAAAACCTATctaagaaaaagaggaagagagaccATGTGTACAACATCACGGGAACATAAATTAGAACTTCTTGTTGCTAGTAAAACTTAGATTGTAATAGTATTCGTTGTATTATGATGGTCAATGAAATACACTATTTGAGTTTCCCATTGTAAAGGGTTTTTTCCTACTAATTGTTAGTATTTTGATTAAGTGGGTAATTGTGACATATTTTCGAGGTGTGTACCCTGGGGGTTTATTTTTTGTGTCCCCACAGATATCATACATAATAAGGTAATAAAGCAAGAGAAAAGTTTGTTTGGAAGGGAGAAAGTGAAATCCAAATGGCTCATGCTTGATGGGATGTTTTTTGGAAGCTATGCGAGTTAGATAAAGAGGGGGGAAATGTGAAGGAAGCAAAATACATTGgtgtttttttattctcttatgtTTTATTGTTCCCTTTGGTCCCCATTATTCCATCCTTACAATGGGTACAATTTGGTTTTTGCAATAGAGACACCTTTGGTTTGTTGTTTGGATCCGgatcctcttcatttttctttgaaatggAAAGTATCCATTTCATGGATaggatatatttgaaataaatcaaCGGTCTTAGCCACGTCTAGGGC
This genomic stretch from Castanea sativa cultivar Marrone di Chiusa Pesio chromosome 1, ASM4071231v1 harbors:
- the LOC142644212 gene encoding uncharacterized protein LOC142644212; amino-acid sequence: MSDQENALPEDPMWSELKLPDLLSTETVREVHATIEHKWDPLQRSACQTAAGRALWKHLIHDPLADLLAGESYLKSLYEKIKKDRINNAREVSGVILAVRTLWFDSKLEAALKSFNSKEAQVVILGAGMDARAYRLSCLKDSDVFEVDFAEVLQVKTTLVQAAMDSTYERQHLTMKAKSLRRVAADVRDDDWLEKLQISGFVPEKNTIWILEGILYYLSHPHAMQVLKIIAEKCALTPTVLLADFMNQPSTTLSSSIFHFYSDWPDHLLPSIGFSHVELSQIGDPDAHFGLMHDPLNLFNKLRSLPRSVQLNPDDGTPCCRLYLVQASGSPNQTIL
- the LOC142607404 gene encoding uncharacterized protein LOC142607404, whose translation is MTPAVLSALSQTNSPSTLNGLIPFPPKSQNSKQNIFLKNRISRRDIASLSFSLIALSPFLSPIAPASAFSIGISGPKDWLKEQKRKSSRFILAPIDASREILRSVYLSLTARDSEYTNKDLEEIQELLRSAARDCVPQERNSLVNFQASTGVEVCTFRLIVKNAASLLDKKDPVKLEAEAMLNDLIRSFTSLNGLASETDIQLSSNREKVAVALMDTISVLDKFEQGVKECLEV